A single genomic interval of Bradyrhizobium sp. sBnM-33 harbors:
- a CDS encoding SDR family NAD(P)-dependent oxidoreductase encodes MNKIDLDGRCAVVTGGAQGFGRAITERFVASGAKVAIWDFDLPLAERTAKEIGPAVSAFKVDVSDLAAVEKTRDETLKALGRMDILVNNAGIAGVNKTVWETDLEEWRKVLRINLDGPFICCKAVVPAMLQQKYGRIVNIASIAGKEGNPNAAHYSASKAGLIALTKSLGKELAQHDILVNAVTPAAAKTAIFDQLTQQHIDFMLSKIPKGRFVLVEELAAMVAWLASEDCAFSTGAVFDISGGRATY; translated from the coding sequence ATGAACAAGATCGATCTGGACGGCCGTTGTGCCGTTGTCACCGGCGGGGCGCAGGGTTTTGGGCGCGCGATCACCGAACGTTTCGTCGCATCGGGTGCGAAGGTCGCGATTTGGGATTTTGACCTGCCGCTCGCGGAAAGAACCGCGAAGGAAATCGGCCCGGCGGTGTCCGCCTTCAAGGTCGATGTCTCCGACCTCGCCGCTGTCGAAAAGACCCGCGACGAAACGCTGAAGGCGCTCGGCAGGATGGACATCCTCGTCAACAATGCCGGCATCGCCGGCGTCAACAAGACAGTCTGGGAGACCGACCTCGAGGAATGGCGCAAGGTGCTGCGCATCAATCTCGACGGCCCCTTCATCTGCTGCAAGGCGGTGGTGCCTGCGATGCTGCAGCAAAAATACGGCCGCATCGTCAACATCGCTTCGATCGCCGGCAAGGAAGGCAATCCCAACGCTGCGCATTATTCGGCCTCGAAGGCCGGCCTGATCGCGCTGACCAAGTCGCTCGGCAAGGAACTCGCGCAGCACGACATCCTCGTCAACGCAGTGACGCCGGCGGCGGCGAAAACCGCGATTTTTGACCAACTGACGCAGCAGCACATCGATTTCATGCTGTCGAAGATTCCGAAGGGGCGCTTTGTGCTTGTGGAAGAACTCGCGGCGATGGTGGCGTGGCTGGCGTCGGAAGATTGCGCGTTCTCGACCGGCGCAGTGTTCGATATCTCCGGCGGCCGCGCTACTTATTGA
- a CDS encoding LacI family DNA-binding transcriptional regulator, which produces MGRKQTKSGKIRLTEVAKLAGVSPITASRFFRNPEALSLSKRERVDSAVKELGYVPNLAARALASHRTEVIGVVIPSLTNNVFADVLRGIYDSSEGSRYTIQLANTRYSILQEEKLLRLFRAQKPAGLIVTGINQTAESRAILESMNCPVTQIMEIGDSPVDMMVGFSHYDAASAAISHILDQGRRRIGFLGARMDPRVQRRFEGYRDAMKAASLFDPNLIVTTSVPTTVTLGGTLFADLLAQTPDIDAVFCVNDDLALGVLFECQRRQISIPRDLAIVGFNDLEFTAAAVPSLSSVRTNRYEMGRHAVTMVIDAIEGRRPQKPVLDLGFQLMVRESSTPQSV; this is translated from the coding sequence ATGGGACGAAAACAGACAAAGTCTGGCAAAATCCGCCTCACCGAGGTCGCCAAGCTCGCTGGCGTCAGTCCAATTACGGCATCACGTTTTTTCAGGAACCCCGAAGCGCTGTCGCTTAGCAAGCGGGAACGCGTCGATAGCGCTGTCAAGGAACTGGGTTATGTACCCAATCTCGCCGCGCGCGCCCTCGCCTCGCACCGCACCGAAGTCATCGGCGTCGTCATTCCTTCTCTCACCAACAACGTGTTCGCCGACGTGTTGCGCGGCATCTACGATTCTTCCGAAGGTAGCCGCTACACCATTCAACTTGCCAATACGCGCTACAGCATCCTGCAGGAGGAAAAGCTTCTGCGCCTGTTTCGAGCGCAGAAGCCTGCGGGATTGATCGTCACCGGCATCAACCAGACCGCGGAATCCCGCGCCATCCTGGAATCCATGAATTGCCCGGTCACACAGATCATGGAGATCGGCGACAGTCCTGTCGACATGATGGTCGGCTTTTCGCACTATGATGCAGCTTCTGCGGCGATTTCGCACATCCTCGATCAGGGACGCCGCCGCATCGGATTTCTCGGTGCGCGAATGGACCCCCGCGTGCAACGGCGGTTCGAAGGATATCGTGATGCCATGAAAGCGGCCTCGCTGTTTGACCCGAACCTCATCGTCACCACTTCCGTACCCACGACCGTCACGCTTGGCGGAACGCTTTTCGCCGACCTCCTTGCCCAGACACCCGATATCGACGCGGTCTTCTGCGTCAATGACGACCTCGCGCTCGGCGTCCTCTTCGAATGCCAGCGCCGGCAGATATCGATTCCCCGTGACTTGGCCATTGTCGGCTTCAACGACCTGGAATTCACCGCCGCCGCAGTTCCCTCGCTCAGCAGCGTGCGGACCAATCGCTATGAAATGGGCCGGCACGCCGTCACGATGGTGATCGACGCGATCGAGGGGCGTCGCCCGCAGAAGCCGGTTCTCGACCTCGGTTTTCAGTTGATGGTCCGTGAGAGCTCCACGCCGCAAAGCGTTTGA
- a CDS encoding GFA family protein — translation MIREGGCFCGVVRFKTEGEPLNVRICHCRNCQKAMGSPFFARALFDQRALTVEGDTARYPSSEALDREFCKICGTRLFSRRTNGTAVGVALAAFDDRNAFAPTEHIWVSEKIAWVCLDDGLPQYQESVP, via the coding sequence ATGATCCGGGAAGGCGGATGTTTCTGCGGCGTGGTCCGGTTCAAGACCGAGGGCGAGCCGCTGAATGTCCGCATCTGCCATTGCCGCAACTGCCAGAAGGCGATGGGCTCGCCGTTCTTTGCTCGCGCGCTGTTCGACCAGCGGGCGCTGACGGTCGAGGGCGACACCGCGCGCTATCCCTCATCGGAGGCGCTCGACCGGGAGTTCTGCAAGATCTGCGGTACCAGGCTGTTTTCCCGCCGCACCAACGGCACCGCAGTTGGCGTCGCACTCGCCGCCTTCGACGACCGTAACGCCTTTGCACCGACCGAGCACATCTGGGTCTCGGAGAAGATCGCCTGGGTGTGCCTGGATGACGGCCTGCCGCAATATCAGGAATCGGTTCCGTAG
- a CDS encoding ABC transporter ATP-binding protein, with translation MSSVQIRDVRKSFGNFEVLHGVSIPIEDGEFVVLVGPSGCGKSTLLRMLAGLENITSGTISIGDRVVNNVQPKERDIAMVFQNYALYPHMTVADNMGFSLKLRGAKPEEISSGVKRAAEILALTPLLDRYPRQLSGGQRQRVAMGRAIVRDPQVFLFDEPLSNLDAKLRVAMRTEIKELHQRLKTTTVYVTHDQIEAMTMADKIVVMHDGIVEQMGTPLELYDTPANQFVAGFIGSPAMNFLKGKVKSNGSAGFEGPNGVKLPLKTAPANSEGQPAVYGVRPEHFTIADDGAEAEIVVVEPTGSETQVFAKLGGEQVVAVFRERHQFSPGDKVRLKPDPSLVHLFDETTGKRLNG, from the coding sequence ATGTCGTCGGTACAGATTCGCGACGTGCGCAAGTCGTTCGGAAACTTTGAAGTTTTGCACGGCGTGTCGATTCCGATCGAGGATGGTGAGTTCGTCGTGCTCGTCGGCCCCTCCGGCTGCGGCAAGTCGACGTTGCTGCGGATGCTCGCAGGCCTCGAAAACATCACCTCCGGTACGATTTCGATCGGCGATCGCGTGGTCAACAATGTCCAGCCCAAAGAGCGCGACATTGCCATGGTGTTCCAGAACTATGCGCTCTATCCGCATATGACGGTCGCCGACAATATGGGCTTTTCGCTCAAGCTGCGCGGCGCCAAGCCCGAGGAAATTTCGAGCGGGGTGAAGCGCGCCGCGGAAATCCTGGCGCTGACCCCGCTGCTCGATCGCTATCCCCGGCAACTGTCGGGCGGCCAGCGCCAGCGCGTCGCCATGGGCCGCGCCATCGTGCGCGACCCGCAAGTGTTCCTGTTCGACGAGCCCTTGTCCAACCTCGACGCCAAGCTGCGCGTTGCGATGCGCACCGAGATCAAGGAACTGCACCAGCGGCTCAAGACCACGACGGTCTACGTTACCCACGACCAGATCGAGGCCATGACCATGGCCGACAAAATTGTCGTCATGCATGACGGCATCGTCGAGCAGATGGGCACGCCGCTCGAGCTCTACGATACCCCGGCCAACCAGTTCGTCGCAGGCTTCATCGGTTCGCCGGCGATGAATTTCCTTAAAGGCAAGGTTAAATCGAACGGCAGCGCCGGTTTCGAAGGCCCGAACGGCGTCAAGCTGCCGCTGAAGACGGCGCCCGCCAATTCGGAAGGCCAGCCGGCGGTTTACGGCGTGCGCCCCGAGCATTTCACCATTGCCGATGACGGCGCCGAAGCCGAGATCGTCGTGGTCGAGCCGACCGGTTCGGAAACCCAGGTCTTCGCCAAGCTCGGCGGAGAGCAGGTGGTTGCCGTGTTCCGCGAGCGGCATCAATTCAGTCCGGGCGACAAGGTCCGGCTCAAGCCGGATCCGTCGCTCGTGCATCTGTTCGACGAGACGACGGGCAAGCGACTGAATGGCTGA
- a CDS encoding SDR family oxidoreductase, translated as MSDRLKGKRAFVTAAAVGIGRACAVAFAREGATVFATDIDEDKLAALKSEGIAEVAKLDVRDSAAVAAMAKRAGKTDILLNAAGFVHHGTVLDCSDEDFDFSFDLNVKSMHRTISAFLPGMLDNGRGAIVNISSAAGVFKAAPNRYVYGATKAAVAALTRSVATDFIAKGIRCNCICPGTIETPSMLERAAAAGPNGREMFIARQPMGRLGTAEEIASLAVYLASDESAFTTGVAHVIDGGWTL; from the coding sequence ATGTCAGACCGCCTGAAGGGCAAGCGCGCATTCGTTACCGCCGCCGCCGTCGGAATCGGCCGCGCCTGCGCCGTGGCCTTTGCGCGTGAAGGGGCAACGGTGTTCGCCACCGACATCGACGAGGACAAACTCGCCGCGCTCAAGAGCGAAGGCATCGCCGAAGTGGCGAAACTCGATGTGCGAGACAGCGCGGCGGTCGCCGCCATGGCCAAGCGCGCCGGCAAGACCGACATCCTGCTCAACGCCGCTGGCTTCGTGCATCACGGCACTGTGTTGGATTGTTCCGACGAAGACTTCGATTTTTCGTTCGACCTCAACGTCAAGTCGATGCACCGCACGATCAGCGCCTTCCTGCCGGGCATGCTGGACAACGGCCGCGGCGCGATCGTCAACATCTCTTCCGCCGCCGGCGTGTTCAAGGCGGCACCGAACCGCTACGTCTATGGTGCGACCAAGGCTGCCGTTGCGGCGCTGACGCGCTCGGTCGCCACTGACTTCATCGCCAAAGGTATCCGGTGCAATTGCATCTGCCCTGGCACGATCGAGACGCCTTCGATGCTGGAGCGCGCGGCGGCGGCAGGCCCCAACGGGCGCGAGATGTTCATCGCCCGGCAGCCGATGGGGCGGCTCGGCACCGCCGAGGAGATCGCGTCCCTCGCCGTCTATCTCGCCAGCGACGAAAGCGCGTTCACCACCGGCGTCGCCCACGTCATCGACGGCGGCTGGACGCTGTAG
- a CDS encoding ABC transporter substrate-binding protein: MHDFTRRSLLQGGTALAAAGALTGPALLDFAKAWAQAAPWKAEQGAKLTVMRWKRFVPAEDDAFNAMVAAFKAATGTEMNVFSESFEDVQPKASVAANTGSGLDLAWGLHTLPQLFPAQVLQMNDVADYLGKKYGGWTEAAAVTCKQGNNWLGIPVATVGGYMTYRKSSLDKAGYKEFPKDFPGFLEMCKKLKANNTPAGFPLGHASGDANAWLHWILWGHGAYTVDKDNKVIINSPETVKALEYCKALSETFIPGVASWNDSSNNKAFLAGELHCTANGISIYVAAKDDPTKKELAEDTYHALWPVGPVGKPTELQLCVPILAFKFTKYPNAAKAFIAFMLEKENYDKWLSGARGYLTHTLNAYDNSPVWTADPKNQVFSQASKRALPASGIGTPGEKAATAIADFLVVDMFANYATGAKDAKTAIAEAERQLKRIYR; the protein is encoded by the coding sequence ATGCATGACTTTACCCGGCGCTCTCTGCTTCAGGGTGGCACCGCGCTGGCGGCAGCCGGCGCGCTGACCGGACCCGCACTGCTCGATTTCGCCAAGGCTTGGGCGCAAGCTGCGCCGTGGAAGGCGGAGCAGGGCGCCAAGCTCACCGTGATGCGCTGGAAGCGCTTCGTGCCCGCGGAAGACGATGCGTTCAACGCGATGGTCGCCGCGTTCAAGGCCGCGACCGGCACCGAAATGAACGTGTTCTCGGAGTCGTTCGAGGACGTGCAGCCGAAGGCGTCCGTTGCCGCCAACACCGGCTCGGGTCTCGACCTCGCCTGGGGCCTACATACGCTGCCGCAACTGTTCCCGGCGCAGGTGTTGCAGATGAACGACGTCGCCGACTATCTCGGCAAGAAATATGGCGGCTGGACCGAGGCCGCGGCGGTGACCTGCAAGCAGGGCAACAACTGGCTCGGCATCCCGGTTGCGACCGTCGGCGGCTACATGACGTACCGCAAGTCGTCGCTGGACAAGGCCGGCTACAAGGAATTCCCGAAGGATTTTCCGGGCTTCCTCGAGATGTGCAAGAAGCTCAAGGCCAACAACACCCCGGCCGGCTTCCCGCTCGGCCACGCCTCGGGCGACGCCAACGCCTGGCTGCACTGGATTCTCTGGGGTCACGGCGCCTACACCGTGGACAAGGACAACAAGGTCATCATCAATTCGCCAGAGACGGTGAAGGCGCTCGAATACTGCAAGGCGCTGTCGGAGACCTTCATTCCCGGCGTGGCATCCTGGAACGACTCCTCGAACAACAAGGCGTTCCTCGCCGGCGAACTGCATTGCACCGCCAACGGCATCTCGATCTATGTCGCGGCAAAGGACGACCCGACCAAGAAAGAGCTCGCGGAAGATACCTATCACGCGCTCTGGCCGGTCGGGCCGGTCGGCAAGCCGACCGAACTGCAGCTCTGCGTTCCGATCCTGGCGTTCAAGTTCACCAAATACCCGAACGCTGCGAAGGCTTTCATCGCCTTCATGCTGGAGAAGGAAAACTACGACAAGTGGCTGTCGGGTGCGCGGGGCTATCTCACCCACACGCTCAATGCCTATGATAACTCGCCGGTCTGGACGGCCGACCCGAAGAACCAGGTGTTCAGCCAGGCCAGCAAGCGCGCATTGCCTGCGTCCGGTATTGGCACGCCCGGCGAGAAGGCGGCGACTGCGATCGCCGACTTCCTGGTGGTCGACATGTTCGCCAATTACGCGACCGGCGCCAAGGATGCCAAGACCGCGATTGCGGAAGCCGAGCGGCAATTGAAGCGCATCTATCGCTGA
- a CDS encoding carbohydrate ABC transporter permease has product MADIAIAPRRAKTEIREASAWDQLKHNRNWLGFWFMVPALAFLIFFLAYPLGLGIWLSFTDTRIGRVGQYVGTENYEWLWDDAIFWLSVFNTLLYTFIASAIKFGIGLYLALLLNENMPFKAMLRALVLIPFIVPTVLSALAFWWIFDSQFSIISWSLKQMGLITQNINFLGDTTWARICVIFANIWRGVPFVAITLLAGLQTVQPSLYEAATLDGASRWQMFRFITYPLLTPIIAVVMTFSVLFTFTDFQLIWAMTRGGPVNATHLMATLSYQRAIIAGQLGEGAAISSAMIPFLLAAIMVSWFGLQRRKWQQGENND; this is encoded by the coding sequence ATGGCTGACATCGCAATCGCGCCAAGACGCGCCAAGACGGAGATCCGCGAGGCCAGTGCGTGGGACCAGCTCAAGCACAACCGTAACTGGCTGGGCTTCTGGTTCATGGTGCCCGCGCTGGCCTTCCTGATCTTCTTTCTGGCCTATCCGCTCGGCCTTGGTATCTGGCTCTCATTCACGGATACACGTATCGGCCGGGTAGGGCAGTATGTCGGGACCGAGAACTACGAATGGCTGTGGGATGACGCGATCTTCTGGCTTTCGGTATTCAACACGCTTCTCTACACGTTTATCGCGAGCGCCATCAAATTCGGAATAGGGCTCTATCTGGCCCTGCTGTTGAACGAGAACATGCCGTTCAAGGCGATGCTGCGCGCGTTGGTGCTGATCCCCTTCATCGTGCCGACGGTACTATCGGCGCTGGCATTCTGGTGGATCTTCGATTCTCAATTCTCGATCATCTCGTGGTCGTTGAAGCAGATGGGCCTGATCACCCAGAACATCAATTTCCTCGGCGACACGACCTGGGCCCGCATTTGCGTAATCTTCGCCAATATCTGGCGCGGCGTGCCGTTCGTCGCGATCACGCTGCTCGCCGGCCTGCAGACCGTGCAGCCGTCGCTCTATGAGGCCGCGACGCTCGATGGCGCGTCGCGCTGGCAGATGTTCCGATTCATCACCTATCCGCTGTTGACGCCGATCATCGCCGTCGTGATGACGTTCTCGGTGCTGTTCACCTTCACAGACTTCCAGTTGATCTGGGCAATGACGCGGGGCGGGCCGGTCAACGCCACGCATTTGATGGCGACCCTGTCGTACCAGCGCGCGATCATTGCGGGTCAGTTGGGCGAGGGAGCGGCGATCTCGAGCGCGATGATCCCGTTCCTGCTCGCCGCCATCATGGTGTCCTGGTTCGGCCTGCAGCGCCGCAAGTGGCAGCAAGGGGAAAACAATGACTGA
- the denD gene encoding D-erythronate dehydrogenase, whose product MHILILGAAGMVGRKLTERLLRDGRLGKHDITRMTLQDVVAPTKPNASIPISVVASDFADPGAAEPLIAHRPDVIFHLAAIVSGEAEAEFDKGYRINLDGTRYLIDAIRHAGGGYKPRLVFTSSIAVFGAPFPEKIGDEFFHTPLTSYGTQKSICELLINDYTRKGLLDGISIRLPTICVRPGKPNKAASGFFSNIIREPLAGEEAVLPVSEDVRHWHASPRSAVGFLVHAGTMDLDAMGPRRNLSMPGMSVTVGEQIAALDRVAGKNVTARIKRVPDPTIISIVSGWPRDFSTDRALKLGFTTAEKTFDDIIQIHIEDELGGKFAA is encoded by the coding sequence TTGCACATTCTGATTCTCGGCGCCGCCGGCATGGTGGGCCGCAAGCTGACCGAACGGTTGTTGCGCGACGGTCGCCTCGGCAAGCACGACATCACCCGAATGACGCTGCAGGACGTGGTGGCGCCCACCAAGCCCAACGCGTCGATCCCGATCAGCGTCGTGGCCTCCGACTTTGCCGATCCCGGCGCGGCGGAACCGTTGATCGCGCACCGACCGGACGTGATCTTTCATCTCGCCGCGATCGTTTCCGGCGAGGCCGAGGCCGAATTCGACAAAGGCTACCGGATCAATCTTGACGGCACGCGCTATCTGATCGACGCGATCCGCCACGCCGGCGGGGGCTACAAGCCGCGGCTGGTCTTCACATCCTCGATCGCAGTGTTCGGCGCGCCGTTCCCCGAAAAGATCGGCGACGAATTCTTTCATACCCCGCTGACGAGCTATGGCACGCAGAAGTCGATCTGCGAGCTCTTGATCAACGATTATACGCGCAAGGGCCTGCTCGACGGCATCTCGATCCGCCTGCCGACGATCTGCGTGCGCCCGGGCAAGCCGAACAAGGCGGCCTCCGGCTTCTTCTCCAACATCATTCGCGAGCCGCTCGCCGGCGAGGAGGCCGTGTTGCCGGTCTCCGAAGACGTGCGCCACTGGCACGCCTCGCCGAGATCGGCGGTGGGCTTTCTGGTCCACGCCGGCACCATGGACCTCGACGCGATGGGGCCGCGGCGTAACCTGAGCATGCCCGGAATGTCGGTCACCGTCGGCGAGCAGATCGCAGCGCTCGACCGCGTCGCCGGCAAGAACGTCACCGCGCGCATCAAGCGGGTGCCCGATCCGACCATCATCAGTATCGTCTCTGGTTGGCCGCGGGACTTTTCCACCGACCGCGCGCTGAAGCTCGGCTTCACCACCGCGGAAAAGACGTTCGACGACATCATCCAGATCCATATCGAGGATGAGCTCGGCGGCAAGTTCGCGGCCTGA
- a CDS encoding carbohydrate ABC transporter permease, with amino-acid sequence MTDLPTSRIDLKAVLHGSAPTIAKDDHSEGMSYLQSVPRRLVTLYLPLSIIVIVLLFPFYWMGLTAIKPDEQLLDLDKYNPFWTWNPTFKHFYKLLFESHYPMWLWNTMYVAVCATILSIIASVLAAYAIVRLRYKGANMVGGLIFLAYLVPPSILFIPLATVVFQYGLFDSPMALILTYPTILIPFSTWLLMGYFKTIPFELEECALIDGASRWQILIKIVLPLAIPGLISAFIFCFTLCWNEFIYALTFLQSTSNKTVPVAIVNEFVDGDIYRWGSLMAGALAGSLPLVILYAFFVEHYVSAMTGAVKE; translated from the coding sequence ATGACTGATCTCCCCACCTCACGGATCGATCTCAAGGCCGTACTGCATGGCTCGGCGCCAACGATCGCGAAGGACGATCACAGCGAAGGCATGAGCTATCTGCAGTCGGTGCCGCGCCGGCTGGTGACGCTCTATCTGCCGTTGTCGATCATCGTCATCGTGCTGCTGTTCCCGTTCTACTGGATGGGGCTGACGGCGATCAAACCGGACGAGCAGTTGCTCGATCTCGACAAGTACAACCCGTTCTGGACCTGGAATCCGACCTTCAAGCACTTCTACAAGCTCCTGTTCGAAAGCCACTATCCGATGTGGCTCTGGAACACGATGTATGTCGCGGTCTGCGCCACCATCCTGTCGATCATAGCCAGCGTGCTCGCGGCCTATGCGATCGTCCGGTTACGCTACAAAGGCGCCAATATGGTCGGCGGCCTGATCTTCCTGGCCTACCTGGTGCCGCCGTCGATCCTGTTCATTCCGCTGGCGACCGTCGTGTTCCAGTACGGCCTGTTCGACTCGCCGATGGCGTTGATCCTGACCTATCCGACCATCCTGATCCCGTTCTCGACCTGGCTGCTGATGGGCTACTTCAAGACCATCCCGTTCGAGCTGGAGGAATGCGCGCTGATCGATGGTGCCAGCCGTTGGCAGATCCTGATCAAGATCGTGCTGCCGCTGGCAATTCCCGGACTGATCTCGGCGTTCATCTTCTGCTTCACGCTGTGCTGGAACGAGTTCATCTATGCGCTGACGTTCCTGCAATCGACCTCCAACAAGACGGTGCCGGTCGCAATCGTCAACGAATTCGTCGACGGCGATATTTATCGCTGGGGCTCGCTGATGGCGGGCGCGCTGGCGGGCTCGCTGCCGCTGGTCATCCTTTACGCCTTCTTCGTCGAGCATTATGTGTCGGCCATGACGGGAGCCGTGAAAGAGTGA
- a CDS encoding IlvD/Edd family dehydratase gives MKKNDSKTVTNGKGRRLRSLEWFDNPHNPGMTALYLERYLNYGLTREELQSGKPIIGIAQTGNDLSPCNRHHLELAHRVREGIRAAGGIAMEFPTHPIQETGKRPTAALDRNLAYLGLVEILFGYPLDGVVLTTGCDKTTPACLMAAATVNLPAIVLSGGPMLNGWHNGERTGSGTIVWKAREMLAAGEIDYNGFIELVASSTASVGHCNTMGTASTMNSLAEALGMSLPGCAAIPAPHRERGQIAYETGKRIVEMVWEDLKPSDILTRKAFENCIVVNSAIGGSTNAPIHINALARHIGVELSIDDWQKHGHDIPLLVNMQPAGFYLGEEYHRAGGVPAVVRELMAHKRIYEDAVTVNGRTIGENCREAPKPDGDVIWSYDKPLVKDAGFLVLRGNLFDSAIMKTSVISKEFRERYLNNPKDPNAFEGRAIVFEGPEDYHDRIDDPSLNIDEHCVLFIRGAGPIGYPGGAEVVNMQPPAALIKRGILSLPCIGDGRQSGTSGSPSILNASPEAAADGGLAILRTGDKVRIDLNTGDANILISSDELKKRRAELKDKGGFPYPAHQTPWQELYRSTVGQQATGACMELATRYQNIAGTVGVARDNH, from the coding sequence ATGAAAAAGAACGACAGCAAGACTGTGACCAATGGCAAGGGCCGAAGGCTACGTTCCCTCGAGTGGTTCGATAATCCGCATAATCCGGGAATGACGGCGCTCTATCTCGAGCGGTACCTCAACTACGGCTTGACCCGGGAGGAATTGCAGTCCGGCAAGCCGATCATCGGCATCGCCCAGACCGGCAATGACCTCTCCCCATGCAATCGCCACCACCTCGAACTGGCGCATCGCGTACGCGAGGGCATTCGGGCCGCCGGCGGCATCGCTATGGAATTCCCGACGCATCCGATCCAGGAAACCGGCAAGCGGCCAACGGCTGCGCTCGACCGCAACCTCGCCTATCTCGGCCTCGTCGAAATCCTGTTCGGCTATCCGCTCGACGGCGTGGTGTTGACCACCGGCTGCGACAAGACCACGCCAGCCTGCCTGATGGCGGCGGCGACCGTCAATCTGCCCGCGATCGTGCTCTCGGGCGGCCCGATGCTGAACGGCTGGCACAACGGCGAGCGCACCGGTTCGGGCACCATCGTCTGGAAAGCTCGCGAGATGCTTGCCGCCGGCGAGATCGACTACAACGGGTTCATCGAGCTCGTGGCTTCCTCAACCGCCTCGGTCGGCCATTGCAACACCATGGGTACCGCCTCGACCATGAACTCGCTCGCGGAAGCGCTTGGCATGTCGCTGCCGGGCTGCGCGGCGATCCCGGCGCCCCATCGCGAACGCGGCCAGATCGCCTATGAGACGGGAAAGCGGATCGTCGAGATGGTCTGGGAGGATCTCAAACCCTCCGACATCCTGACCCGCAAGGCGTTCGAGAACTGCATCGTCGTGAATTCGGCGATCGGCGGCTCGACCAACGCGCCGATCCATATCAACGCGCTGGCGCGGCATATCGGCGTCGAGCTCTCGATCGACGACTGGCAGAAACACGGCCACGATATCCCGCTCTTGGTGAACATGCAGCCGGCCGGCTTCTATCTCGGCGAGGAATACCATCGCGCCGGCGGCGTGCCGGCGGTGGTGCGCGAATTGATGGCGCACAAGCGCATCTATGAAGACGCCGTCACCGTCAACGGCCGCACCATCGGCGAGAACTGCCGCGAGGCGCCAAAGCCCGATGGCGACGTGATCTGGAGCTACGACAAGCCGCTGGTAAAGGACGCCGGCTTCCTGGTGCTGCGCGGCAACCTGTTCGATTCCGCGATCATGAAGACCAGCGTGATCTCGAAGGAGTTCCGCGAGCGCTATCTCAACAACCCCAAGGACCCGAACGCATTCGAGGGCCGGGCCATCGTGTTCGAGGGGCCTGAGGATTATCACGACCGGATCGATGACCCCTCGCTCAATATCGACGAGCACTGCGTCCTGTTCATTCGCGGCGCCGGGCCGATCGGCTATCCCGGCGGCGCCGAGGTCGTCAACATGCAGCCGCCGGCGGCGCTGATCAAACGCGGCATTCTTTCCCTGCCCTGCATAGGCGACGGCAGGCAGTCCGGCACCTCGGGTTCGCCCTCGATCCTCAACGCCTCGCCCGAGGCCGCCGCCGACGGCGGGCTGGCGATCTTGCGGACCGGCGACAAGGTTCGCATCGACCTCAACACCGGCGACGCCAATATCCTGATCTCGAGCGATGAATTGAAGAAGCGCCGCGCCGAGTTGAAGGACAAGGGCGGCTTCCCCTATCCGGCCCACCAGACGCCGTGGCAGGAGCTCTACCGCTCGACCGTCGGACAGCAGGCCACCGGCGCCTGCATGGAGCTCGCCACGCGTTATCAGAATATCGCCGGCACGGTTGGCGTGGCGCGGGATAATCATTAG